The sequence below is a genomic window from Sander lucioperca isolate FBNREF2018 chromosome 6, SLUC_FBN_1.2, whole genome shotgun sequence.
GAAGTTTGTCTATCGCTTTGTGTCCTATCCTGACATCCTGAAAGGAGATGTTGCTACCCGAACAGAGGGCAGGGATGTGGGTGCTGGGGGCACCCCTCACCTATTAAATAGGGGAGACAGCACCCAGGAGGGCGAGTCTGCTGACCGCAGTATCACAGCAGCTCTGGGCTCCAGCACCAAGCAGTCAAACCGTAACGACTACATCCACTCTGGCCTGTACACCTCCTTTACCCTCAACTCGCTTCAAAATGGACGGCAGCTCTTCAAGTCCATCAAAATAGAGAACCCAGCAGAGAAGTTGGCTGACAAGAGAGGTCTCACTGCCACAGCACAGAGCCAGGAGCAGTTGCCTCAGCCACAGCAGCCACCTGCTTTGCCATCCGTCATCAAGTTTGGAAACACCCCTCCAAAGCCAGCACCGTCTGCTCAGGTTGCCATGGAGCCGACCCTGATGTCCAACCATTTGTCCGAAGACATCAGCACACAGTCCTCCCTGCCGTCCCAGTCCGTCTACTCGTTTGAACACACCCGCCCATCAGAACCGACGTTCAGCCTACCAGACCTGACCTCGACTACCCCGAGCCAAATGCCTGACTCGTCCCAGGAGCTGGTGATCGACAGCGACATCGAGTCCGGATCTTCTCAGCCCGCAGACGCTCAGGCACCAGATCCCGCAGACGATCAGGCACAGGAGAAGGCtagtatatgtacacacacatctcacacaATGCTAGTTAAATCATTTTGGAAGTAATAggaaagttacattttaaatgccCTGAAAACACATGTTCTCAATCAGCTTcttactttaaagtgctcatattctgctcattttcaggttcataattgtattttgaggttgtaccagaacaggtttacatggtttaattttcaaaaaacaccatattttagttgtactgcacattgctgcagctcctcttttcaccctgtgttcaggtctctgttttagctacagagtgagacctctcactgctgtaacatctttgttggcagtcgcacatgctcagtagctaggtaagatcacatgatcagtagctaggtaagatcacatgctcagtagctaggtaagatcacatgctcagtagctaggtaagatcacatgctcagtagctaggtaagaccacatgatcagtagctaggtaagatcacatgctcagtagctaggtaagaccacatgctcag
It includes:
- the elk4 gene encoding ETS domain-containing protein Elk-4, with translation MDNSVTLWQFLLQLLLDSSNGQLICWTNEEGEFKLLQAEEVARLWGARKNKPNMNYDKLSRALRYYYDKNIIKKVNGQKFVYRFVSYPDILKGDVATRTEGRDVGAGGTPHLLNRGDSTQEGESADRSITAALGSSTKQSNRNDYIHSGLYTSFTLNSLQNGRQLFKSIKIENPAEKLADKRGLTATAQSQEQLPQPQQPPALPSVIKFGNTPPKPAPSAQVAMEPTLMSNHLSEDISTQSSLPSQSVYSFEHTRPSEPTFSLPDLTSTTPSQMPDSSQELVIDSDIESGSSQPADAQAPDPADDQAQEKVDSGMGLSGDETSFVDAETSSSSLSSSNTVSTLCSGKTRKPPKILQISPPTLLVTTSDFSPMNLCSPSLPTASLTPAMLQTPLLLTPSPLLSNIHFWSTLSPVAPLSPATRRQGAHLFQFPSVLTPHFQIPVHSLDGTNTPGPISPDPQKT